In Actinomadura luteofluorescens, the sequence GCGGCTGAGCGCGTCCCGGTCGTGCAGCTCGGGGATCTCGGCCAGCATCCGCAGCGCCACCAGCAGCGCGCTCGCCTCGTCCACCTTCAGCCGCAGCGGCCGGGCGATCGACTCCGCCTCCGCCACCGTGATCTCCCCGCCCTCGTAGGACAGGTCGATCGGGCAGTAGGGGTCGGGCGCGCGCAGCTCCACGCACCACAGCAGGTTCAGGTCGTCGATCAGCTGCTTCTCGGTCACCCCGAACGCGGCGGCCGCCTCGCCGAGCAGCACGGAGTCGCGGTTCACCACGTACGGGACGAGCGCCAGCAGGCGCGCGAGCCGGTCGGTGGACGTCGTCGCCGACTTCGCCGCCGTCTTCGCCGCCGTTTTCGCCGTCATCGGCCGTTCATCTCCCCCTGCTCGCCGTGCCCCTCCGGGTGCGCGCCGGCCGCGGCCAGCACCGACTTCAGGTGCTGCACCACCGCCTCGCGCAGGTCCGGCGGATCGAGGACCACCACGTCGTCGGCGAACCGCGCGAGGTAGGGCGCGAACCGGTCGACGTCTCCGAAGGTCAGGACCGCCTCGTCCCACTCGCCGTCCCAGGCCGGCTCCTCGACCGGCCGGACGTCGCGGGCCCACCGCCGCGGGCCCTGCGCCGCGCCGCGGCGCAGCCGGACCGTCGCCGGGCGGGGCTCGCCGAGCGGCTCGCTCCAGTCGAACGCGATGCGCCGCACGTCGACACCGTCCGGGACCGTCACCGACCCGGGCGGGCCGTCCGGCGCGACGTCCCCGACGATGCGGCTCAGCCGGAACACCCGCTGCTCGTCGCGGTCGCGGTCGAACCCGACCACGTACCAGCGGCCGCGCCGGCTCACCACGCCCCACGGGTCCAGGTGCCGGCGCGCCACCGACGTGCGCCCGATGCCCTGGTAGTCGAACGCGACCGGGCGGCCGTCGCGCACCGCCTCCCACAGGGCCGGGAAGGACGGGTCCTGGGTGTTCACCCGCGGCTCGATGCCCGTCGCGGCGGCCACGTCGGTCTCCACCCCGGCCGCGCGCAGCTTCAGCAGCGCCCCCGACGCCGCCTCGGCCATGCTGGCGCGCTGCCACACCCGCGCCGCCAGGCCCAGCACCGCCGCCTCGTCCGGGCTCAGGTGGATCTCGGGCAGCTCGTAGGCCTGCGGGGGGATCCGGTAGCCGATCTCCTCGCCGCCGCCGCCCTGCTGGTCGCTGCCGACCTCCAGCGGGACGCCGAGCTCGCGCAACTCCTCCTTGTCCCGCTCGAACATGCGCTTGAACGCCTCGTCGGAGTCGGGATAGCCGGGCACCGCCCGGCGGATCTGCTCGGCCGTCAGATAGCGCCGGGTGGCGAGCAGGCAGACCACCAGGTTCAGCAGCCGCTCGGTCTTGCGCCGCGACACTCCGCCACCACCTCGTTCCCTCCGTGAGCCCCGAACCCCGGCCGGCGTGCCGATCGTCCCCACGTGCCGTCCTGCAGGACGCTACCGTTTCCCGGTGTGATCCGATGGCGCAAAGGCACAGTCGAGGACATCCGCCGCGAATGGCCGGGGGCGGTCGAGCTGGACGTCTCGATCGGGGGCGAGGGGACGCACCGGGCCCTGGCCTATCCCGCCCTGGTGGGAAGGCCCGAACCGGGCGACACCGTCCTGCTCAACACTACGGCCTTGGCGATGGGGCTCGGCACCGGCGGGTACGCCATGGTCGTCGCGGTCCCGGACCGGCTCCCGCCCGACCCGGAGGGGCCGGGCCACCTGGTCAAGGCCCGCTACACCCCGCTGCAGGCCACCGTCCTCGGCGCCGACGAGCAGGACTCGCCCCACCACGCGGTCCTGCGCGACGCCGACTCGCTGGACGCGATGCCCGTCATCGTCGCCGACCTGCACTCCGCGCTGCCCCCGATCCTGGCCGCCCTGCTGGCCGCGCGCCCGGGCGCGCGGGTCGTCTACGTGATGCCGGACGGCGGGGCGCTGCCGGCGTGGTTCTCGATGTCGATCGCCCGGCTGAAGGACGCCGGGGCCCTCGCCGCGACCGTCACCGTGGGGCAGGCGTTCGGCGGCGACCTGGAGGCCGTCACCGTCCACACCGGCCTGCTGGCCGCGCGGCTCGTGCTGGAGGCCGACGTGGTGGTCCTCGCCCAGGGGCCCGGCAACCTGGGCACGGGCACCAAATGGGGCTTCTCGGGCGTTTCGGCGGGCGAGGCCGTCAACGCCGCGTCCGTGCTGGGCGGGCGGCCGGTGGGGTCGCTGCGGGTCAGTGAGGGCGACGGCCGCGAGCGCCACCTCGGTGTCTCGCACCACTCCCTGACCGCCTACGGGCGCGTGGCGCTGGCCCGCGCCGACATCCCCGTCCCCGAACTCGGCGGCCACTTCGGCGCCCGCGTCGCCGCCGGGGCCGCGCCGCTGGGCGACCGGCACCGGCTCGTCCCCGTCCCCGTCGACGGCCTCCACGAGACCCTCAGGGCCGCCGAGAAGGACTGGGGCGTCCGGCTGTCGACCATGGGCCGCCGCCTGGACGAGGACCTTCCCTACTTCCTCACGGCGGCCGCCGCGGGCCGCCACACGGCCGCCCTGCTCGGCTGACCTCAGAGCGCCGCGGGCTCGGCGCCCGCGGGCTCACCGCCCGCGGGCTCACCGCCGGCACCGGCCCCGGCACCGGGCCCAGCGCCCGCAGCCTCCTCGGCGGTGAAGGACGAGCTGAACGTGAACGCCCGCGGCGTGGGGCCGTCCGCGCGGAGCAGCGCGAGGCGCTCCAGGGCCTCGCCGACGCTCGGGACGTGGCCCGCCGGCACCCACCACAGGACGAGATGCGCGTCCACGTGCCGCTGGAACCACTCGCGGCGGCGCCGCATCGTCTCCAGGTGCGCGCTGCGGTAGACGAAGTCCCACAGCGCCTCCGCCGACTCCCACACCGAGAAGTTGACGATGACGTCGTCGCCGGCGGGGCGCATCCCGGTGGCGTCGGCCTCCCCCTCCTCCACCAGGCGCCAGACGAATCCCGGCGTGCCGTCGGCGAGCGCGTTGACCGGCTCCACCAGCGCGACGAAGTCGGCCATGCGCGGGTCGGCGAGGGGGAAGCGGAGCGTGGCGAGGTTGAACTGCGCGAGGTGGTACCGGGTCCGTGTGCTCATGGGCTCACCCCACCACGCTCCCCACTTCTATGTCAATGCTCGTTGTTTTTAGAATGCGCGGCCGCGACGCAGCACCAGCCGGGCCGCGGATCCATCCGGACCCGGACCCGCGAGCCCTCCACCAGCCCTTCGAGCAGCGCCAGGTTCATCCCGCAGACCAGCGGCGGGAACTGCTCGGCGACCACGTGGAAAGGGCAGTTGCGCATGCGCAGGACGGCGCCGTCCTCGTCCATGACCGGCTCGTAGCCGCGGCCGGCCAGCACCTCCGCCAGGTCGTCCAGAGTGCCGAAGGAGCCGCCCCGGCCGCGCAGCGCCCTCCCCTTGCGGCGGGCCGCGTCCTGGAGCTCCATGTCGAGGCCGGCCGACTCGGCCGCCTCGGCCAGCAGCCCCGCCGCCGTCCGGTAGTCGCGGGCGGGCACCGAGACGTCCCGCTCCGCCGACGAGCGCCGGTAGACCTTCGCCGGGCGGCCCGCCCCGGGCCCGGAGCGCCCCGTCAGCCGCCTGCTGCCGGCCTCCAGGAGCCCGGCGTCGACCAGCTTGTCCAGGTGGAAGGCCGCCAGGGTCCGCGCGACGCCGGCCGCCTCGGCGGCCTCCCCCCGTCCCACCTCGCGGCCCTGGCCCGCGACGAACTCGTACAGCCGCCGCCGCACCGGATCCTGCAGCAGCGCGATCGCGTCGATGTCCTCCATCCCGCCATTCTAAGAACGACGGGAACTCGACTTAGAGCGCTCGGCTCAGTGCGCGCCCAGCAGGTCCACGACGAACACCAGCGTGTCGTTCCCCTTGATGCCGAACTGCGGCAGGCCCTTGGCCCCGTACCCGAGCGCCGGCGGCACCACCAGCAGCACGCGGCTGCCCACCCGCTGGCCCACCAGGCCCTGGTCCCAGCCCTTCATCACCTGGCCGGTCCCGATCATCGCCCCGAACGGGTGGCCCTCCGACCAGGAGGAGTTGAAGGCCTTCCCGTCGCGCCAGAAGTACCCGCCGTACTGCAGCGCCACCAGCTGGCCCTTGCGCACCGCCGGGCCGTCCCCCTTGACCAGCGTCCGGACCTGGAGGCCCTTCGGCGGGGCCGAGCGCGGCATCGTCACCGCCGGCGCCCGCCCGGCCGCCGCGTCCGCCACCTTCGGCAGCCCCGGCTCGTCCAGCGGCGCCTGACGCGCCCCGTGCGGGCCCGCCGTCCGCGGGTACACCGCCCGGACGTCCAGGACGTACACCAGCGTGTCGTCGCCGCTCACCTGGTGCTTCGGGTCGCCCTCGCCGCCGAAGCCGTCCTTCGGCGGGATCCGGGTCACCACCCGCGACCCCGGCCGCACCCCCTCGAACGCCTTCGTCAGGCCGGGCACCAGACGCCCGGTGGGGAAGGCGCCCGGCTCGCCCTTGGAGTAGCTGCTGGCCAGCAGCTTGCGCCCGCCCTTGTTCCACCGGTAGCCCACGTAGTCGGCCACGACGAGGTCGCCCTTGCGCGCCGCGGTTCCCTCGCCCTTCTTCACGGTCTTCACCGCGAAGGAGTCACCGGGTGCCCCCTTGGGGAACTTCACCTGCGGCAACTTCCCGAAGTCGCCGCTCACCTCGACGTCCACGCCGCCGCCCGAGCAGGCGGCGGACAGCGCGAGCGGCAGGGCGAGCACGACGGCCGCGGGGAGGAACCGAACACGACGACGCATACGGGGGTCCTTCGGGGGTGGTGAGCGCTACTGCGCGCTCACCCTACCGCCCGGGTGACCTGCCGGTAACCTGCCGTGCGCGTTGCCCGCGGCGGCCCGGGACGCGCGCCGGGCCGCCGCGCCCCACGCCTACATGCCGGCGATGAGCTTGTCCACGCGCTCGTCCACGGAACGGAACGGGTCCTTGCACAGCACCGTCCGCTGCGCCTGGTCGTTCAGCTTCAGATGGACCCAGTCCACCGTGAAGTCGCGCCGCTTCTCCTGCGCCTTGCGGATGAACTCGCCCCGCAGCCGCGCCCGCGTCGTCTGCGGCGGCACCGACTTCGCCTCGAAGATGTCGAGGTCGCGCGACACCCGGTCGACCGACCCCCGCTTCTCCAGCAGGTAGTACAGCCCGCGGTCGCGGTGCACGTCGTGGTAGGTGAGGTCGAGCTGGGCCACGCGCGGCGACGACAGCGGCAGGTCGTACTTGCGCCGGTACCGCTCGATCAGCTTGTACTTGATCACCCAGTCGATCTCGCGCGAGACCAGGTCCAGGTCGCCGGTCTCCACCGCGCGCAGCGTCCGCTCCCACAGCTCCAGCACCCGCTTGGCCGTCGCGTCGCCGCCCCGCGCGTCCACGAAGTCGCGCGCCTTGCCGTAGTACTCCTTCTGGATCTCCAACGAGCTGGCCTCGCGGCCGTTGGCCAGCCGCACCTTGCGGCGGCCCGTCATGTCGTGGCTGACCTCGCGGATCGCCCGGATCGGGTTCTCCAGGGTGAGGTCGCGCATCACCACCCCCGCCTCGATCATCCGCAGCACCAGGTCGGTCGCCCCGACCTTGAGCAGCATCGTCGTCTCGCTCATGTTCGAGTCGCCGACGATCACGTGCAGGCGGCGGAACCGCTCGGCGTCCGCGTGCGGCTCGTCGCGGGTGTTGATGATCGGGCGGGACCGCGTCGTCGCCGACGACACGCCCTCCCAGATGTGCTCGGCCCGCTGCGACACGCAGTACACCGCGCCGCGGGGCGTCTGCAGGACCTTGCCGGCGCCGCAGATGATCTGCCGCGTCACCAGGTACGGGATCAGCACGTCCGCGAGCCGTCCGAACTCGCCGTGCCGCCCCACCAGGTAGTTCTCGTGGCAGCCGTAGGAGTTGCCGGCCGAGTCGGTGTTGTTCTTGAACAGGTAGATGTCGCCGGCGATGCCCTCCTCGCGGAGCCGCCGCTCGGCGTCGACCAGGAGGCCCTCCAGGATCCGCTCGCCCGCCTTGTCATGCGTCACCAGGTCGACGACGCTGTCGCACTCCGGCGTCGCGTACTCAGGATGGCTCCCCACGTCCAGGTAGAGCCGGGCCCCGTTGCGAAGGAACACGTTGCTGCTGCGGCCCCACGACACGACCCTGCGGAACAGATAGCGCGCCACCTCGTCCGGTGACAACCGCCGCTGCCCGCGGAAGGTGCAGGTGACGCCGTACTCGTTCTCAAGCCCGAAGATGCGCCTGTCCACACCAAGACCCTATGCGGCGCGGCCGTCACTTGGCAGTCTCTCGACCCACCGTTTCCGGCGAACGCGGGCGCCGCGCCGCAAGGCGCCCCGAACACCGCGGGCCCGCGGCGGCGGGGACGGTGTCGCCGTCCCCGCCGCCGCGGGCCCGTCTCGGCAGGCGGGAGGCCGGCCGGCGCCCCGCCCGCCCGCGCGTCAGTCCTCGTCGGCGCCGGACGAGGAGGCCGTGCCCCCGCCGGCGGAATCTCCGGCGTCCTCGCCGCCGGAGGTGGCGGACCCGGAGTCCTCCGCCGAGAGCAGGTCCCCGATCCGCGCCGCCGACAGCCGCTTGAACAGGCGGTGCTCACGGTTGCGGTCCAGCACCGCGACCTCGAGCGAGGTCGCCTCCAGATGCCGGTCGGAGTCCTGGGCCTCCAGCGCCCGCACCGCCGTGCGCAGCGCGTCCTCCAGCGCGGAGCCCTCCCGGTAGCCGTCCTTCAGCGACTGCGCCACCGCCTCGGCCTGCCCGCCCATGGCGACGTAGCCGTGCTCGTCGGCGACCGAGCCGTCGAACGTCAGCCGGTAGATCTGGTCGGTCTCGGCGTCGTCGCCCACCTCCGCGACGACCAGCTCGACCTCGTAGGGCTTGTTGGTCTCGGTGAAGATCGTCCCGAGCGACTGCGCGTACACGTTCGCCAGGCCCCGCGCCGTCACGTCGCGGCGGTCGTACTGGTAGCCGTTGATGTCGGCGTAGCGGACGCCACCGAGTCGCAGGTTCTCGAACTCGTTGTACTTCCCCACCGCCGCGAACGCGATCCGGTCGTAGATCTCACTGATCTTGTGCAGCGCCCGCGACGGGTTGTCCGCCACGAACAGGATGCCGTCGTCGTACTGCAGCACCACGACACTGCGGCCGCGCGCGATGCCCTTGCGCGCGTAGTCCGCCTTGTCCTTCATCTGCTGTTCGGGCGACACGTAGAACGGCATGGACACCGGTCTGGATCCCTTCTATCGCAGCGGGGCGGTCGGGCCGCCCGGCGAGTCGTAACGTGCGTCGACGACGGCCTGCGCCAGCGCGCCCACCTCGTCCTCGCCGAGCCGGCGGTACCCGTCCGCCGTCACCGACGCCACCACGGGGAAGATCCGGCGGGTCAGGTCGGGGCCGCCCGTCGCCGAGTCGTCGTCGGCCGCGTCGTAGAGCGACTGGACGCACGCGAGCGCCGCGTCCTCCGCCGACAGGTCCGGCCGGTAGAGCTTCTTCAGGGCGCCGCGCGCGAAGACCGAACCCGAGCCGATCGAGTGGAAGTCGCGCTCCTCGTAGCGGCCGCCCGCCGGGTCGTAGGAGAAGATCCGCCCCTCGTTCCGCTCCTCGTCGTAGCCCGCGAACAGCGGCACCACCGCCAGGCCCTGCATGGCCATCGCGAGGTTCTGCCGCACCATCGTCGCCAGGCGGTTCGCCTTGCCCTCGACCGACAGCGTCCGGCCCTCGCGCTTCTCGTAGTGCTCCAGCTCCACCTGGAACAGCCGGACCATCTCGATCCCGATCCCGGCCGTGCCGGCGATCGCGATCGCGGAGAACTCGTCGGCCCGGAAGACCTTCTCGATGTCGCGCTGCGCGATGACGTTGCCCGCCGTCGCCCGCCGGTCGCCCGCCATCACCACCCCGCCGGGGAAGCCGACCGCGACGATCGTCGTCCCGTGCGGGATGTCCTCGCCCGCCCGCGAGGACGGCGGCGTCCGCCTGCCGGGCAGCAGCTCCGGGGAGTACGCCCCGAGGAACTCCGTGAACGACGACGTATCCGGGCTCGCGAACAACCCCGGCAGACGTCCGGTGTGCGAATCGTGGGACGCCACGCGACTCCCTTCCCCTCCACCATTGCGCCGGCCTCGGTGATCTCACCGGCGCGGACTCTACGACCCTACTGTTCAAGGTCGCCCGCGCGCATGCCGCCCGATCACCGGTCCGGTCAGCCCACGGCGAACCCGGCCCGCACGCGCCCCGGGCGCGCGGGCACGGACACACGAACATGGGCGGGCCGCCGCGGCCCACCCATGTCCTCACTACCGTGTCAAGTTGGAGTTCCGCCCCGGAGAAACGGCGATTCGCTATGCGGCCGATCCGCCCGCTTTGGGGTTCACTGTCCGCCCTTTTGGATATAGGCGCGGACGAAGTCCTCGGCGTTCTCTTCCAGCACCTCGTCTATTTCGTCCAGGATCGAGTCCACGTCGTCGGTGAGCTTCTCCTGGCGCTCCTGCACGTCCTCGGTGGTCGTGGCCTCGGTCTCCTCGACCTCTTCCGTGCGCCGGGTGGTCTGCTTCTGACCGCCGGTGTCCTTCGTGGCCATTCCGTACCTCCGCTCTGCCGGTGCCTCCGACCCTATCTCCGATCTTCGACGGTGCGCGGAACTCTCGGGTCCGTTTCCCGTCTCCGCCCGGGGGCCGGGGGCATGCTCGGGTTATCGCCGGTCCGCCGCCCAGCGAAACGGGCAAACCGTCCACGAAACCGGCCCGTTACCCGGCACGGCCCGCGGGCTCAGCTCTGGCCGGTCAGGGTGGCCACGAGCTCCGCGGCGGTGCGGCAGCGGTCCAGGAGGGCGCCCACGTGCTGCTTGGTGCCCCGCAGGGGCTCCAGAGTGGGCACGCGCTGCAGCGACTCCCGCCCCGGGACGTCGAAGATGACCGAGTCCCAGGAGGCCGCGGCGACTGATTCGGCGTACTGGCGCAGGCAGCGGCCCCGGAAGTAGGCCCGCGTGTCCTCCGGCGGGTCCTCTACGGCGGCCTGGACCTGCTCCTCGGTGACGACCCGGTCGATGCGCCCGCGGTCCACCAGGCGGTTGTACAGGCCCTTGTCGGGCCGGATGTCGGTGTACTGCAGGTCGACGAGCTGCAGGCGCGAATGGGACCAGTCCAGGCCGTCGCGGCTGCGGTAGCCCTCCAGCAGGGACAGCTTGGCGACCCAGTCGAGCTCGCGGGACAGCTGCATCGGGTCGTCGCCGAGGCGGTGCAGGACGGACTCCCAGCGGTCCAGGACGTCCCTGGTCATCTCGTCCACGTCCGCGCCGAACCGGTCCTCGACGTACTTGCGCGACTGCTCCAGGTACTCCATCTGGAGCTGGACCGCGGTCATCTTGCGGCCGTCGCGCAGCGTGAGCAGGTGCTTGCAGGACGGGTCGTGGGAGACCGCCCGGAGCGCGGCGACCGGCATGTCGACCGAGAGGTCGACGGTGAGGAAGCCGTCCTCGATCATGGCGAGGACGAGCGAGGTGGTGCCCAGCTTGAGGTACGTGGACAGCTCGGCCATGTTGGCGTCGCCGATGATGACGTGCAGCCGCCGGTACTTCTCGGGGTCGGCGTGCGGCTCGTCGCGGGTGTTGATGATCGGCCGCTTGAGCGTGGTCTCCAGCCCCACCTCGACCTCGAAGAAGTCGGCGCGCTGGCTGATCTGGAAGCCGTCGCCGCGGCCGTCCACGCCGATGCCGACGCGGCCGGCGCCGCAGACGACCTGGCGGGAGACGAAGAACGGGGTCAGGTGCCGGACGATGTCGGCGAAGGGCGTCTCGCGGCGCATGAGGTAGTTCTCATGGCAGCCGTAGGAGGCGCCCTTGTTGTCGGTGTTGTTCTTGTAGAGCTGGATGGGGTGGGTGCCGGGGACGAGCGCGGCGCGCCGCGCCGCGTCGGCCATCACGCGCTCGCCCGCCTTGTCCCAGATGACGGCGTCGAGCGGGTTGGTGCACTCGGGCGCCGAGTACTCCGGGTGCGCGTGGTCGACGTACAGCCGGGCCCCGTTGGTGAGGATGACGTTGGCGAGGCCGAGGTCCTCGTCGGTGAGCTGCGTGGGGTCGGCGACCTCGCGGGCGAGGTCGAAACCGCGGGCGTCGCGGAGCGGATTCTCCTCCTCGAAGTCCCAGCGGGCCCTGCGGGCCCGTGCCGCCGACGCCGCCAGGTAGGCGTTGACGACCTGGGAGGAGGTCACCATCGCGTTGGCCCCTGGCTGTCCGGGTACGGAGATGCCGTACTCGGTCTCGATGCCCATCACCCGCCGAACACTCATATCGTCGAGCCTATCGGGGCCGGGAGGGTGGAGCCACGGGGCCCGCTGTTCGCGGCGCCCGTGGCGTGGCGCGCCGCGCGGCGGCCCCTGTGTGCAGGGGCCGCCGCGCGTGTGCGTCAGGGTCGGGGGCTACAGGTACTGGCCGGTGTTGGCGACGGTGTCGATGGAGCGTCCGGCCTCGGAGCCCTTGGTCCCGGAGACCAGCGTGCGGATGTAGACGATCCGCTCGCCCTTCTTGCCGGAGATGCGGGCCCAGTCGTCGGGGTTGGTGGTGTTGGGCAGGTCCTCGTTCTCGCTGAACTCGTCGACGCAGGCGGCCAGCAGGTGGTTGACCCGCATGCCCTTCTGGCCGGTGTCGAGGAACTGCTTGATGGCCATCTTCTTGGCGCGGTCGACGATGTTCTGGATCATCGCGCCGGAGTTGAAGTCCTTGAAGAACAGGACTTCCTTGTCCCCGTTGGCGTAGGTGACCTCCAGGAAGCGGTTCTCCTCGCTCTCGGTGTACATGCGCTCGACGGTGCGCTGGATCATCGCCTCGACGGTCGCCTCGGTGGAGCCGCCGTGCTCCTTGACGTCGTCGGGGTGCAGCGGCAGTCCGTCCAGGATGTACTTGGAGAAGATGTCCTTGGCGGCCTCGGCGTCCGGCCGCTCGATCTTGATCTTGACGTCCAGCCGGCCGGGCCGCAGGATCGCGGGGTCGATCATGTCCTCGCGGTTGGACGCGCCGATCACGATGACGTTCTCCAGGCCCTCGACGCCGTCGATCTCGCTGAGCAGCTGAGGGACGATGGTGTTCTCGACGTCGGAGGAGACCCCCGACCCGCGGGTGCGGAAGATGGAGTCCATCTCGTCGAAGAACACGATGACCGGCGTCCCGGCGGACGCCTTCTCGCGGGCCCGCTGGAAGACCAGGCGGATGTGCCGCTCGGTCTCGCCGACGTACTTGTTCAGCAGCTCGGGGCCCTTGATGTTGAGGAAGAAGCTCTTGCCCTCCTGGCCGGTCTTCTCTGCGACCTGCTTGGCGAGCGAGTTCGCGACGGCCTTGGCGATGAGCGTCTTGCCGCAGCCGGGCGGACCGTAGAGCAGCACGCCCTTGGGCGGCCGCAGCTGGTGCTCGCGGAACAGGTCGGCATGCAGGTAGGGCAGCTCCACCGCGTCGCGGATCATCTCGATCTGCGATCCGAGGCCGCCGATCTCGTTGTAGGAGATGTCGGGGACCTCTTCGAGGACGAGCTCCTCGACCTCCGCCTTGTGGATCTTCTCGTAGGCGTAGCCGGACCTCGGCTCGAGCATCAGGGAGTCGCCCGCCCGCAGCGGGACGCCGCGCAGCGGCTCGGCGAGCTTGACGACGCGCTCCTCGTCGGCGTGCGCGATGACCAGGGCGCGCTCGCCGTCGTCGAAGAGCTCCTTGAGCATGACGACCTCGCCCTGCTCCTCGAACCTCAGCGCCTCGACGACGTTGAGGGCCTCGTTGAGCATGACCTCCTGGCCGCGCTGCAGTTCGTCGACGTCGACGGCCGGGCTGACGTTCACGCGCAGCTTGCGCCCGCCGGTGAAGATGTCGACCGTTCCGTCGTCTCGCGCGTCCAGGAAGACGCCGAAGCCGGACGGTGGTTGTGCGAGCCTGTCGACCTCCTCCTTGAGCGCCACGATCTGTTCGCGAGCCTCTTTGAGGGTCGCTACGAGACGCTCGTTCTGACCGGTTACGGCGGCCAGGTTGGCCTGCGCCTCATGGAGGCGTTCTTCCAGCACACGTACTTGGCGCGGGGATTCCGCGAGCTTCCGGCGCAGCACGGAGATCTCTTCCTCCAGGAAGGAGATCTGCGTCTGAAGGTCCCTGACCTCCTTTTCGTGCTGCGCCCTGCGCGCCCCAGCATCGTCACGAGCGGCCACGCCCCGCCACCTCCTCACGAAGAGAGCCGACGACCTACTGAGACCCTACCTATCTGGAGGGCTTCCGTAACCTGCCCATTCGGTGTTCGTGTCGTGCGGGGGTCTTCCGGGAGGGTTGGCAGGGGCGCCGTGGAGGCGACGCGGGGTGTGGGCTTACGACGCCCGGACCTGCGGGTTCGAGGTCCCGGGCGTGTCGTGGCACGGCGTTTGCCGAGTCCGGTGAAGGGGCTCGGACAGAATGTGATCTAGGTTGCGTTTCAGCGTCCCGGCCTCGAGAGAGGTCAGGACTCGGCACCGCTGGGCGGGGGCGCGGCGTCGCCGGGCGCGGGGTGGGCGCCCTTCGCGGGACGGCGGCGCCGGGCGGGCGGGGTCACCCCGTCGGCGAGGCGGCGCGCGGTGACGAGGAAGCCGGTGTGGCCGACCATGCGGTGGTCGGGTCGGACGGCGAGCCCGTCGACGTGCCAGGAGCGCAGCATCGTCTCGAAGGCGTAGGGCTCGGCGAACCGGCCGTGCGAGCGCAGGTCCTCGACGACCCGCGACATCTGGGTGGTGGTGGCGATGTAGGCGCAGACCATGCCGCCGGGCACGAGGGCCTTGGCGACGGCGTCGAGGGTCTCCCAGGGCGCGAGCATGTCGAGGACGACGCGGTCGACGTCGGTCTCGGCGAGGGCGTCCTCCAGGGAGCCGACGGTGAGGCGCCAGGCGGGGTGGGGCCCGCCGAAGAACTTCTCGACGTTGGCGCGGGCGATGTCGGCGAAGTCGGGCCGGCGCTCGTAGGAGGAGACGAGGCCGTGCTCGCCGACGGCGCGCAGCAGGAAGCAGCTGAGGGCCCCGGACCCGGCGCCGGCCTCGACCACGCGGGCGCCCGGGAAGATGTCGGCCATCGCGATGATCTGGGCGGCGTCCTTGGGGTAGACGACGGCGGCGCCGCGCGGCATGCGCAGGGTGAAGTCGGCGAGCAGCGGGCGGAAGGCCAGGTACTCGGTGCCGCCGCTGGAGCGGAAGACGCTGCCCTCGGGGCTGCCGATCATCTCGTCGTGGGGCACCGAGCCCTTGTGCGAGTGGTAGACCTTGCCGGGCTGGAGGGTGATGGTGTTGATCCGGCCCTTGGGGTCGGTGAGCTGAACCTGGTCGCCGGGGCGGAACGGGCCGTGCGGGATGCGGCCGGGCGAGGGGGCGGGGCCGTCGGGTCGGGGTTCGCTCATGGAACTCAAGGCTAGCGGCGCGCGCGGGCAGGTCGGGCCGCCGCGACGGCCCGCGGGCGCGGTCAGATGCCGGCGAAGGCGCGGTCGACGTCGGCGACCGCGAGGACGCCGTAGACGCCTCCGTCGGGCTCCACGAGCAGGTACTCCGAGGCGGGGGCGCGCCGCAGCGCCTCGACGAGCTCCTCGCCGGACAGGTCGGCGGGCAGGGTGAGGCCGTCGCCGATGCCCCGCGACAGGTCGCCCGCGCTGACCCAGGGGCGCCGGTGCTCGGGGGTC encodes:
- a CDS encoding helix-turn-helix transcriptional regulator, with product MSRRKTERLLNLVVCLLATRRYLTAEQIRRAVPGYPDSDEAFKRMFERDKEELRELGVPLEVGSDQQGGGGEEIGYRIPPQAYELPEIHLSPDEAAVLGLAARVWQRASMAEAASGALLKLRAAGVETDVAAATGIEPRVNTQDPSFPALWEAVRDGRPVAFDYQGIGRTSVARRHLDPWGVVSRRGRWYVVGFDRDRDEQRVFRLSRIVGDVAPDGPPGSVTVPDGVDVRRIAFDWSEPLGEPRPATVRLRRGAAQGPRRWARDVRPVEEPAWDGEWDEAVLTFGDVDRFAPYLARFADDVVVLDPPDLREAVVQHLKSVLAAAGAHPEGHGEQGEMNGR
- a CDS encoding DUF3866 family protein, whose amino-acid sequence is MIRWRKGTVEDIRREWPGAVELDVSIGGEGTHRALAYPALVGRPEPGDTVLLNTTALAMGLGTGGYAMVVAVPDRLPPDPEGPGHLVKARYTPLQATVLGADEQDSPHHAVLRDADSLDAMPVIVADLHSALPPILAALLAARPGARVVYVMPDGGALPAWFSMSIARLKDAGALAATVTVGQAFGGDLEAVTVHTGLLAARLVLEADVVVLAQGPGNLGTGTKWGFSGVSAGEAVNAASVLGGRPVGSLRVSEGDGRERHLGVSHHSLTAYGRVALARADIPVPELGGHFGARVAAGAAPLGDRHRLVPVPVDGLHETLRAAEKDWGVRLSTMGRRLDEDLPYFLTAAAAGRHTAALLG
- a CDS encoding DUF3291 domain-containing protein, encoding MSTRTRYHLAQFNLATLRFPLADPRMADFVALVEPVNALADGTPGFVWRLVEEGEADATGMRPAGDDVIVNFSVWESAEALWDFVYRSAHLETMRRRREWFQRHVDAHLVLWWVPAGHVPSVGEALERLALLRADGPTPRAFTFSSSFTAEEAAGAGPGAGAGAGGEPAGGEPAGAEPAAL
- a CDS encoding helix-turn-helix transcriptional regulator, whose protein sequence is MEDIDAIALLQDPVRRRLYEFVAGQGREVGRGEAAEAAGVARTLAAFHLDKLVDAGLLEAGSRRLTGRSGPGAGRPAKVYRRSSAERDVSVPARDYRTAAGLLAEAAESAGLDMELQDAARRKGRALRGRGGSFGTLDDLAEVLAGRGYEPVMDEDGAVLRMRNCPFHVVAEQFPPLVCGMNLALLEGLVEGSRVRVRMDPRPGWCCVAAAHSKNNEH
- a CDS encoding FKBP-type peptidyl-prolyl cis-trans isomerase → MRRRVRFLPAAVVLALPLALSAACSGGGVDVEVSGDFGKLPQVKFPKGAPGDSFAVKTVKKGEGTAARKGDLVVADYVGYRWNKGGRKLLASSYSKGEPGAFPTGRLVPGLTKAFEGVRPGSRVVTRIPPKDGFGGEGDPKHQVSGDDTLVYVLDVRAVYPRTAGPHGARQAPLDEPGLPKVADAAAGRAPAVTMPRSAPPKGLQVRTLVKGDGPAVRKGQLVALQYGGYFWRDGKAFNSSWSEGHPFGAMIGTGQVMKGWDQGLVGQRVGSRVLLVVPPALGYGAKGLPQFGIKGNDTLVFVVDLLGAH
- the pafA gene encoding Pup--protein ligase, giving the protein MDRRIFGLENEYGVTCTFRGQRRLSPDEVARYLFRRVVSWGRSSNVFLRNGARLYLDVGSHPEYATPECDSVVDLVTHDKAGERILEGLLVDAERRLREEGIAGDIYLFKNNTDSAGNSYGCHENYLVGRHGEFGRLADVLIPYLVTRQIICGAGKVLQTPRGAVYCVSQRAEHIWEGVSSATTRSRPIINTRDEPHADAERFRRLHVIVGDSNMSETTMLLKVGATDLVLRMIEAGVVMRDLTLENPIRAIREVSHDMTGRRKVRLANGREASSLEIQKEYYGKARDFVDARGGDATAKRVLELWERTLRAVETGDLDLVSREIDWVIKYKLIERYRRKYDLPLSSPRVAQLDLTYHDVHRDRGLYYLLEKRGSVDRVSRDLDIFEAKSVPPQTTRARLRGEFIRKAQEKRRDFTVDWVHLKLNDQAQRTVLCKDPFRSVDERVDKLIAGM